A DNA window from Bradyrhizobium barranii subsp. barranii contains the following coding sequences:
- the mdcG gene encoding malonate decarboxylase holo-[acyl-carrier-protein] synthase, producing MTLPCKPAEPPVGRHDLVFVSPQGWRAMIGMRGDLAADPLVSRWSEMGWPTIRRRALPSEATGLALGLPLPPSAGKKRLSFLADIDHVTSVARPPALRQVRGSAPRNWWPTLDRLDGLALRHSVDVRVFGSLAWQSLTGLDYVTARSDLDILFAFPRETDLDRLAADVAAIETDAPMRLDGELMRADGAAVNWREFHAGTDQLLVKTIGCVALLDRDRFISGAMGS from the coding sequence GTGACCTTGCCCTGCAAACCCGCTGAACCGCCGGTCGGTCGCCACGACCTCGTCTTTGTCAGCCCGCAGGGTTGGCGCGCGATGATCGGGATGCGCGGCGATCTCGCAGCCGACCCGCTGGTTTCGCGTTGGTCCGAAATGGGATGGCCGACGATCAGGCGGCGCGCTCTGCCTAGCGAAGCGACCGGCCTTGCACTCGGCCTGCCGTTGCCGCCCTCCGCCGGCAAGAAACGGCTGTCGTTTCTCGCGGATATCGACCACGTCACCTCGGTCGCGAGGCCGCCCGCGCTGCGGCAGGTGCGCGGCTCGGCGCCGCGCAACTGGTGGCCGACGCTCGATCGGCTCGACGGGCTCGCGCTTCGTCATTCGGTGGACGTGCGCGTGTTCGGCAGCCTCGCATGGCAATCGCTGACCGGGCTCGATTACGTGACCGCTCGTTCCGACCTCGATATCCTGTTCGCGTTCCCCCGCGAAACCGATCTGGATCGGCTCGCCGCCGACGTGGCTGCGATCGAGACCGATGCGCCGATGCGGCTCGATGGTGAATTGATGCGCGCGGATGGTGCAGCGGTGAACTGGCGCGAATTCCATGCCGGCACGGACCAGCTTCTGGTCAAGACCATCGGGTGCGTGGCCCTGCTCGACAGGGATCGATTCATTTCGGGAGCGATGGGATCATGA
- a CDS encoding ACP S-malonyltransferase — MTLAILCSGQGGQHRDMFALTGDAPEATHLFAHAATLLGGRDPRDFVRSESDEALHRNRSGQILCTLQALAAAAGLEDIIPHGAIIAGYSVGEVAAWGVGDLFEPVLTLDLAVRRAEAMDAATCAGDGLIFVRGLSHDDIKRLCERHGAAIAIVNPGDAFVIGGGRAALNGIAGEARAMRATRIVDLPVRVASHTGRLAEASVVFREVLRLAPVAFPSAAGARILSGIDGGSVVSAETGHDKLAAQISQTVQWGNCLQSCLEAGATAFLEFGPGHALSRMVASIEPGLPVRSLDDFRSLQGVRNWLARHLSD, encoded by the coding sequence ATGACACTTGCGATCCTGTGCTCGGGACAAGGCGGACAGCATCGGGACATGTTCGCCCTGACGGGCGATGCGCCGGAAGCGACGCACCTGTTTGCACACGCGGCAACGTTGCTGGGCGGCAGGGATCCGCGCGATTTCGTGCGCAGCGAATCTGACGAGGCTCTGCATCGCAACCGGTCCGGCCAGATTCTATGCACGTTGCAGGCACTGGCCGCCGCTGCCGGGCTCGAGGACATCATTCCACATGGCGCCATCATCGCAGGCTATAGCGTCGGTGAGGTGGCGGCATGGGGCGTGGGAGATCTGTTCGAACCGGTCCTCACGCTCGACCTCGCAGTGCGCCGCGCGGAAGCAATGGACGCCGCCACCTGCGCCGGTGACGGGCTGATCTTTGTCCGCGGTCTTTCACATGACGATATTAAGCGCCTTTGCGAGCGCCACGGTGCGGCGATCGCCATCGTCAATCCAGGCGATGCCTTCGTGATCGGCGGTGGCCGGGCGGCATTGAACGGAATTGCCGGAGAGGCGAGGGCGATGCGTGCCACAAGGATCGTCGATCTGCCGGTTCGGGTTGCCTCCCACACCGGACGGCTCGCCGAGGCGTCGGTCGTGTTTCGCGAAGTCTTGCGGTTGGCGCCGGTGGCGTTCCCGTCGGCCGCCGGTGCGCGCATCCTGAGCGGCATCGATGGCGGTTCGGTCGTCTCCGCCGAGACGGGCCACGACAAGCTCGCCGCGCAGATCTCGCAAACCGTGCAGTGGGGAAATTGCCTGCAAAGCTGTCTCGAAGCGGGTGCCACGGCATTTCTCGAATTTGGACCTGGACATGCACTGAGCCGGATGGTTGCGAGCATCGAGCCCGGCCTTCCGGTGCGGTCGCTGGACGATTTCAGGAGTCTTCAGGGCGTGCGCAACTGGCTTGCGCGGCATCTCAGCGACTGA
- the mdcA gene encoding malonate decarboxylase subunit alpha translates to MTSWQNNRAARDARIAAGAGLAHGKVVEASDATRLLEAVIRPGDRVCLEGDNQKQADLLSRALLAVDLSKVNDLHMVQSGVVLPEHLDLFDRGVAKRLDYAYSGPQSARIARMLFGGKIELGAIHTYLELFARYFIDLTPHVALIAAVSADRDGNLYTGPNTEDTPTVVEATAFKDGVGIAQVNEIVETVPRVDIPADRVHFVVKSDKPFFVEPLFTRDPAAITEGQILTAMLAIKGIYGPYGVQRINHGIGFSTAAIELLLPTFGERLGLKGRIATHFALNPHPALIPAIESGWVRQIHSFGSEVGMDEYIRARSDIYFTGPDGSLRSNRAFCQTAGLYACDMFIGSTLQIDLQGNSSTITTSRIAGFGGAPNMGADARGRRHPSEPWLKAGAEADPDSPAPLRRGRKLVVQIGETFGDKNVPLFVDKLDAIELAEKLNLELAPVMIYGDDVTHIVTEEGVANLLLCRTAQEREQAIRGVAGYTDVGRGRDRSMVAQLRERGVIRRPEDIGINPLDADRNMLAARSIKDLVRWSGGLYAPPSKFRNW, encoded by the coding sequence ATGACGAGCTGGCAGAACAACCGCGCCGCGCGCGATGCCCGCATTGCGGCCGGTGCCGGCCTGGCCCACGGCAAGGTCGTGGAAGCATCCGACGCAACGCGCCTGCTGGAGGCCGTGATCCGGCCGGGCGACCGGGTTTGCCTCGAAGGCGACAACCAGAAGCAGGCGGATCTCTTGAGCCGCGCGCTGCTGGCGGTCGATCTGTCCAAGGTCAACGATCTGCACATGGTGCAGTCGGGCGTCGTTCTGCCCGAACATCTGGACCTGTTCGACCGCGGGGTCGCGAAGCGGCTCGACTATGCCTATTCCGGGCCGCAATCGGCGCGCATCGCGCGCATGCTGTTCGGCGGCAAGATCGAGCTGGGAGCAATTCACACCTATCTCGAACTGTTCGCGCGCTACTTCATCGATCTCACCCCGCACGTCGCCCTGATCGCCGCCGTCAGCGCCGACCGTGACGGCAACCTCTACACCGGCCCGAACACCGAGGACACGCCCACCGTGGTGGAGGCAACGGCGTTCAAGGACGGCGTCGGGATCGCCCAGGTCAACGAGATCGTCGAGACGGTTCCGCGGGTCGATATCCCGGCGGACCGCGTCCATTTCGTCGTCAAGTCCGACAAGCCGTTCTTCGTCGAGCCACTATTCACGCGCGATCCCGCGGCGATCACCGAGGGGCAGATCCTGACCGCGATGCTCGCGATCAAGGGCATCTACGGGCCCTATGGCGTGCAGCGGATCAATCACGGGATCGGCTTCAGCACGGCCGCGATCGAGCTCCTGCTGCCGACGTTCGGCGAGAGGCTGGGCCTGAAGGGCAGGATCGCAACCCACTTCGCCTTGAATCCGCATCCCGCGCTCATTCCCGCGATCGAGTCCGGTTGGGTCCGGCAAATCCACTCGTTCGGCTCGGAGGTCGGGATGGACGAGTACATCCGGGCGCGATCCGACATCTATTTCACCGGTCCCGACGGCTCGCTGCGCTCCAACCGCGCCTTTTGTCAGACCGCCGGGCTCTATGCCTGCGACATGTTCATCGGCTCCACGCTGCAGATCGATCTCCAGGGAAATTCCTCGACCATCACCACCTCGCGCATCGCCGGGTTCGGCGGCGCGCCGAACATGGGCGCGGATGCACGCGGGCGCAGGCATCCGAGCGAGCCCTGGCTGAAGGCCGGAGCGGAGGCCGATCCGGACAGCCCGGCGCCGTTGCGCCGGGGCCGCAAGCTGGTGGTGCAGATTGGCGAGACCTTCGGCGACAAGAACGTCCCGTTGTTCGTCGACAAGCTCGATGCGATCGAGCTCGCCGAGAAGCTCAACCTCGAGCTCGCGCCGGTGATGATCTACGGCGACGACGTCACGCACATCGTTACCGAGGAGGGCGTGGCAAACCTCCTGTTGTGCCGTACGGCGCAAGAACGCGAGCAGGCGATCCGCGGCGTCGCCGGATACACCGATGTCGGTCGCGGGCGGGATCGCAGCATGGTCGCGCAGCTGCGCGAGCGCGGCGTGATCCGGCGGCCGGAAGATATCGGCATCAATCCGCTCGATGCGGATCGCAACATGCTGGCGGCGCGCTCGATCAAGGATCTCGTGCGCTGGTCGGGCGGGCTCTACGCGCCACCGTCGAAATTCAGGAACTGGTGA
- the mdcC gene encoding malonate decarboxylase acyl carrier protein, protein MEDLSFHHPVRERAGGIRQSAIVGVVASGNLEVLVERVLPDAECAVEIKTAAMGFGEVWSAVIGDFVERYSPGGLKFSINDGGARPDTVSLRLAQAVRLIAGSEQ, encoded by the coding sequence ATGGAAGATCTCAGCTTTCATCACCCGGTTCGCGAGCGTGCGGGCGGTATCAGGCAGAGCGCGATCGTGGGCGTGGTCGCCTCGGGCAATCTGGAAGTCCTGGTCGAGCGCGTCCTGCCGGATGCGGAATGCGCGGTGGAGATCAAAACCGCGGCGATGGGCTTCGGCGAAGTCTGGAGCGCCGTCATTGGAGATTTCGTCGAGCGCTATTCGCCTGGCGGGCTGAAATTCTCCATCAATGACGGCGGCGCGCGCCCCGACACGGTCTCGCTTCGGCTGGCGCAGGCGGTGCGATTGATCGCGGGGAGCGAGCAATGA
- a CDS encoding biotin-independent malonate decarboxylase subunit beta — MTAPLPHIAPAERARSTSFNEASARTRLDLLLDAGSLVEFIGPEQREVSPHLEIFGLPEQFDDGIVVGHGRLGGAPVFVAAQEGRFMGGAFGEVHGAKLLGLLRAAREIGSIPVLILLDTGGVRLQEANAGELAIAEIMRAVMEARSAGVKVIGLIGGRSGCYGGGGLIAGCCSALAVSEAGRIAVSGPEVIETNRGVEEFDSRDRALVWRTMGGKHRRLLGATDVFADDTVQDFREAALELIGLIGPFGLDQLRAEQGRLADRLRRFGACQDAVDIWTVEGVAHAETVPELPADQFIALASRIGRSSRDAR; from the coding sequence ATGACCGCGCCGCTCCCGCACATCGCCCCGGCCGAACGAGCCCGCAGCACGAGCTTCAACGAGGCATCGGCGCGGACGAGGCTTGATCTGCTGCTTGATGCCGGCAGCCTGGTCGAGTTCATCGGGCCGGAACAGCGCGAGGTCAGTCCGCATCTGGAGATATTCGGCCTTCCCGAGCAGTTCGATGACGGCATCGTCGTCGGCCATGGCCGGCTCGGCGGCGCGCCGGTATTCGTCGCCGCGCAGGAAGGACGTTTCATGGGCGGCGCCTTCGGCGAGGTGCACGGCGCCAAACTGCTGGGTCTGCTCCGCGCAGCGCGCGAGATCGGATCGATCCCCGTTCTGATCCTGCTCGATACCGGCGGCGTCCGTCTGCAGGAGGCCAATGCCGGTGAGCTCGCCATCGCCGAGATCATGCGTGCGGTGATGGAGGCGCGCAGTGCTGGCGTGAAGGTCATCGGCCTGATCGGCGGGCGCTCCGGCTGCTATGGCGGCGGCGGTCTGATCGCAGGCTGTTGCTCCGCGCTCGCCGTGTCGGAGGCGGGACGGATCGCGGTTTCGGGCCCCGAGGTGATCGAGACCAATCGCGGCGTCGAGGAGTTCGACTCCCGTGACCGTGCCCTGGTCTGGCGCACCATGGGCGGCAAGCACCGGCGGCTGCTCGGCGCAACCGACGTCTTCGCCGATGACACCGTGCAGGATTTTCGCGAGGCCGCACTCGAGCTGATCGGGTTGATTGGCCCCTTCGGCCTCGACCAGCTCAGGGCGGAGCAGGGACGTCTCGCCGACAGGTTGCGCCGCTTCGGCGCTTGCCAGGACGCCGTCGATATCTGGACCGTGGAAGGTGTTGCGCATGCGGAAACGGTTCCGGAATTGCCGGCCGACCAGTTCATTGCGCTCGCTAGCAGGATCGGGAGGAGCAGTCGTGACGCTCGATGA
- the mdcE gene encoding biotin-independent malonate decarboxylase subunit gamma has protein sequence MTLDDVLASLFPDGHEVRNDNGVIAGAATLRSGGRILVIGVADRTALGVDEAIRLSAHVLESIDRGSGPILVLVDSDSQRMSKRDELLGLNEFLAHLAKVLIHADMHGRPTIGLLYGHSAAGALLATGLATRVLVGLPGASPALMDLPSMAKVTKLSMTALEEKAKSTPVFAPGLSNLEQMGAVHMTWSDATSLADQLEALLADMPAARDRRDALGKERGGRPKAADIAERVRDLALQTR, from the coding sequence GTGACGCTCGATGACGTTCTCGCCTCGCTGTTTCCCGACGGCCATGAGGTCAGGAACGACAATGGCGTCATTGCCGGCGCCGCGACGCTGCGGTCCGGTGGCAGGATACTCGTGATTGGTGTTGCGGATCGGACTGCGCTCGGCGTCGACGAGGCGATCAGACTTTCCGCGCATGTCCTGGAGTCGATCGACCGGGGGAGCGGACCGATCCTGGTGCTCGTCGACAGCGACAGCCAGCGCATGAGCAAGCGTGACGAGCTGCTCGGGCTCAACGAATTCCTCGCGCATCTGGCGAAAGTGCTGATCCACGCGGACATGCACGGCCGCCCGACCATCGGTCTTCTCTACGGCCACTCGGCGGCGGGGGCCCTGCTTGCGACGGGCCTTGCGACGCGCGTGCTGGTCGGATTGCCCGGCGCCTCTCCCGCGTTGATGGATCTGCCGTCGATGGCGAAGGTCACCAAATTGTCGATGACCGCTCTTGAGGAGAAAGCCAAATCGACGCCGGTTTTCGCGCCGGGGCTCTCCAATCTCGAGCAGATGGGTGCCGTTCATATGACATGGAGCGACGCCACCTCACTCGCAGACCAGCTGGAGGCGCTGCTCGCCGACATGCCGGCTGCGCGGGATCGAAGAGATGCGCTCGGCAAGGAGCGCGGTGGCCGGCCGAAGGCCGCCGATATCGCGGAGCGCGTTCGTGACCTTGCCCTGCAAACCCGCTGA
- a CDS encoding MBL fold metallo-hydrolase has protein sequence MSMIETTGTILDWDVTTVKRAGLSRDLPSGNPDLMWVANSSTLIYGERDAILVDTFLTAGQSKTLLDWVVSRERNLTAIYVTHGHGDHFFGLAPLLDRFPRASAVAVPEVVDEMKTQLSPASLDGFWRKRFPGEIAQRLVAAEPLEGELTLEGHKLVVIDMGPTDTARSTALHVPSLDLIVAGDTVYNGIHPYLAETDTQSRLEWIAALDRLEALKPRFVVAGHKKPENDDDPRNIAETRQYLLDFNRLDQATISPRELYEAMLALHPDRANPGSLWSGANAAKGPRS, from the coding sequence ATGAGCATGATCGAGACGACCGGCACGATCCTGGACTGGGACGTGACGACGGTGAAGCGGGCTGGACTGAGCCGCGATCTGCCCTCCGGCAATCCGGACCTGATGTGGGTCGCGAATTCGTCGACGCTGATCTACGGCGAGCGGGATGCCATCCTCGTCGACACGTTCCTGACCGCCGGGCAGTCGAAGACGTTGCTGGATTGGGTCGTGTCGCGGGAGCGAAATCTGACCGCGATCTACGTCACGCATGGCCACGGTGATCATTTCTTCGGCCTCGCGCCGCTGCTCGATCGCTTTCCGCGGGCAAGCGCCGTTGCCGTTCCCGAGGTTGTCGACGAGATGAAGACGCAGCTTTCGCCGGCATCGCTCGACGGTTTCTGGCGCAAGCGCTTTCCGGGCGAGATCGCACAGCGCTTGGTCGCTGCAGAGCCTCTCGAAGGCGAGCTCACGCTCGAGGGACACAAGCTCGTCGTCATCGACATGGGACCAACCGACACGGCGCGCTCCACCGCCCTTCATGTCCCGTCTCTCGATCTGATCGTCGCCGGCGACACCGTGTACAACGGCATTCATCCTTATCTCGCCGAAACCGACACGCAGAGCCGGCTCGAATGGATCGCCGCGCTCGATCGGCTCGAAGCGTTGAAGCCGCGCTTCGTGGTGGCCGGACACAAGAAGCCGGAGAACGATGACGATCCGCGCAACATCGCGGAGACCCGGCAATATCTGCTCGATTTCAACCGCCTCGACCAGGCGACGATTTCTCCGCGCGAGCTCTACGAGGCGATGCTCGCGCTTCATCCCGACCGTGCCAATCCGGGATCGCTCTGGAGCGGAGCCAACGCCGCAAAGGGGCCAAGGTCATGA
- the mdcB gene encoding triphosphoribosyl-dephospho-CoA synthase MdcB, producing the protein MTTAAARSIEPLVSSRRQMPSGIWAIGGFAADCLAMELETWPKPGLVSHVDNGSHVDMDAGTFRRSAAAIRPYLQSLAEAGALGCGMGVLRVIGLEAERAMLEATAGVNTHRGAIFGLGLLCAAAGARAGGLVDSALPLGDVVARLWGASILDGPVLLHSHGSAARRRFRAGGARIEAASGFPSVYRIGLPALRRTMPATPEDAEAARVEACFALIASVEDTNLLHRGGLEGLRFARRAARRFIDAGGVRAPGWRVSARWIHESFVARRLSPGGSADLLAMSLFVDAHDAPGP; encoded by the coding sequence ATGACCACAGCGGCCGCGCGAAGTATCGAACCGCTTGTTTCCAGCCGGAGGCAGATGCCGTCCGGTATCTGGGCCATCGGCGGCTTCGCTGCCGATTGCCTCGCCATGGAGCTGGAAACCTGGCCCAAGCCGGGGCTCGTGAGCCATGTCGACAATGGCAGTCACGTCGACATGGATGCCGGCACGTTTCGTCGCAGCGCTGCGGCCATCAGGCCTTACCTTCAAAGCCTTGCCGAAGCGGGCGCGCTCGGTTGCGGCATGGGAGTGCTGCGGGTCATCGGCCTGGAGGCCGAACGGGCGATGCTCGAGGCGACCGCGGGCGTCAATACGCATCGCGGCGCGATCTTCGGTCTTGGCCTGTTGTGCGCGGCGGCCGGTGCGAGGGCCGGCGGGCTGGTCGATTCGGCACTTCCGCTCGGCGACGTCGTGGCACGCCTCTGGGGCGCCAGCATACTCGACGGTCCGGTGTTGCTGCACAGCCATGGCAGCGCTGCTCGCCGCCGCTTTCGCGCAGGCGGAGCCCGTATCGAGGCGGCGAGCGGGTTTCCCAGCGTCTACCGGATCGGCTTGCCGGCCCTGAGGAGAACAATGCCTGCCACGCCCGAGGATGCGGAAGCGGCCCGGGTCGAAGCGTGCTTTGCCCTGATTGCGTCAGTGGAAGACACGAATCTGCTGCATCGTGGCGGGCTCGAGGGGCTTCGCTTTGCGCGTCGCGCGGCACGTCGCTTCATCGATGCCGGCGGCGTGCGCGCTCCCGGCTGGCGCGTCAGCGCGCGATGGATCCATGAAAGCTTCGTCGCGCGTCGTCTCAGTCCCGGTGGCTCGGCTGACCTGCTTGCGATGTCGCTCTTCGTCGATGCCCACGACGCGCCGGGGCCATGA
- a CDS encoding alpha/beta hydrolase — MKHLNAGLAFAATLSLFATVAPARAEPPKNIVLVHGAWVDASGWKPVYEILVKEGFRVSMLQEPETSFGDDVTAAKRLLDLQNGPTLLVGHSYGGSIITEAGVHPNVVGLVYVAAHAPDVGEDEAALGKKTPSVLGKTEGAIKVTPDKFTYLDPVQFPKLFAPDLPREQAEFESRSQVLAATQVFSTPLTAAAWKTKPSWGIVAGNDQIINPDLERWYYERAKSHTTVIPGASHSVYESHPKEVAEIITRAARSIDQPATR; from the coding sequence ATGAAACACCTCAACGCTGGCCTCGCCTTCGCTGCCACTCTCTCCCTGTTCGCGACCGTCGCCCCGGCGCGCGCTGAACCCCCGAAGAACATCGTCCTGGTGCACGGCGCCTGGGTCGATGCGTCCGGCTGGAAGCCGGTCTACGAGATCCTGGTCAAGGAAGGCTTCCGCGTCAGCATGCTGCAGGAGCCCGAGACGTCGTTTGGCGATGATGTCACGGCGGCGAAGCGGCTGCTCGATCTCCAGAATGGCCCGACGCTTCTGGTCGGCCACAGCTATGGCGGCTCGATCATCACCGAGGCGGGTGTTCATCCCAACGTGGTCGGCCTGGTCTACGTCGCTGCGCATGCGCCCGACGTCGGAGAGGACGAAGCGGCGCTGGGCAAGAAGACGCCGAGCGTCCTTGGAAAGACCGAAGGCGCCATCAAGGTCACGCCCGACAAATTCACCTATCTCGATCCTGTGCAATTCCCCAAGCTGTTCGCCCCCGATCTGCCGCGCGAGCAGGCGGAGTTCGAATCACGCTCCCAGGTTCTGGCCGCGACGCAGGTGTTCAGCACGCCGCTGACGGCGGCTGCGTGGAAGACCAAACCGAGCTGGGGCATCGTTGCCGGCAACGACCAGATCATCAATCCGGATCTCGAGCGCTGGTATTACGAGCGCGCCAAGAGCCACACCACCGTGATCCCGGGTGCAAGCCACTCGGTCTACGAGTCGCATCCGAAGGAAGTGGCGGAGATCATCACCCGTGCCGCTCGCAGCATCGATCAACCGGCCACCCGCTGA
- a CDS encoding AEC family transporter, giving the protein MMSNAILMALVPVFFVLLLGYAAGRFHVVDNLHVDALNALVMDFAVPASLFAATASASRSEMIEQVPLFLVLGITMSLLYAAWYLAARRLFKVSRPDASIQALTVGFPNLAGVGLPILTSVAGQAGAVPVAVALATGSVLISPVTLIMAEMDAARSRGEEMAARQMLTAVGRAITKPVVLAPVFGILFSVSDLSLDALAHACLALIGSSAAGVALFLTGAILSAQSFRLNWKIAAATVAADVVRPLAAVAITHVFPIAPDTARTAILLAAVPSGFFGILFAVNYRLDSAAVGSMVISSTGFSVATMAVAIAVLFPH; this is encoded by the coding sequence ATGATGTCCAATGCAATCCTGATGGCGCTGGTGCCGGTGTTCTTTGTCCTGCTGCTGGGATACGCCGCCGGAAGGTTTCATGTCGTCGACAATCTCCATGTCGATGCTCTCAACGCACTCGTGATGGATTTCGCCGTGCCGGCGTCGCTGTTCGCCGCGACCGCCTCGGCGTCGCGCAGCGAGATGATCGAGCAGGTTCCGCTGTTTCTGGTGCTCGGCATAACGATGTCGTTGCTCTATGCCGCCTGGTATCTTGCCGCGCGCAGGTTGTTCAAGGTGTCGCGGCCCGATGCGTCGATTCAGGCACTCACGGTTGGCTTTCCAAATCTTGCCGGCGTCGGTCTTCCAATCCTGACATCCGTCGCGGGACAGGCGGGCGCCGTTCCGGTCGCCGTCGCATTGGCAACCGGTTCGGTCCTCATCAGCCCGGTGACCCTGATCATGGCGGAAATGGACGCCGCCAGGTCCCGTGGCGAGGAAATGGCGGCGCGGCAGATGCTGACGGCAGTGGGGCGCGCGATCACCAAGCCGGTCGTGCTCGCGCCCGTGTTCGGCATCCTGTTTTCGGTGTCGGATCTGAGCCTCGACGCGCTCGCTCATGCCTGCCTCGCGCTGATCGGGAGTTCGGCCGCCGGCGTCGCGCTGTTCCTGACCGGAGCCATCCTGTCGGCACAGTCGTTCCGCCTGAACTGGAAGATCGCGGCCGCAACCGTGGCCGCGGACGTGGTTCGGCCGCTCGCAGCCGTTGCAATCACTCACGTCTTTCCAATCGCTCCCGACACAGCGAGGACGGCCATTCTCCTCGCCGCGGTGCCTTCCGGCTTTTTCGGCATCCTGTTTGCGGTCAACTACCGGCTGGACTCCGCAGCGGTCGGCTCGATGGTCATTTCGAGCACCGGATTCAGCGTCGCGACCATGGCGGTCGCGATCGCCGTGCTCTTTCCGCACTAG